The stretch of DNA TCTGGATGCCGGTATGGACGATTATATTGCGAAGCCGGTGACGCTCGAAGCTCTTCATCATATGCTTGCAAGCTGGATGGCGACGAACAAAGACGCAAGCAGTCTTCTTAACCTGCAAACGGTGAGTGAATTGCTGGACCTGAGCGACCATGGGGACGCTTCGATTCTGCAGACCCTATTGGAGCTGTTCAGAGAGGAAACTCCCCAGAAGCTGGCTGAGCTAAAGAGATTAAGCGGCTCATACGATTATACGGCACTGGCATCAACGGCTCACAGCTTGAAATCGGGCAGCCTAAGTATGGGAATGGCCTATCTTGCCTCGCTCTTTGAAGAGATTGAACGGCAAGCGAAGCGAGAGAATGTAGCAGATCCCTTTTTGATGAAGCAGATTGAGCAAATTTATGAAGACTCCTGCACGGCATTAGAGGAGTATTTATAACAAGCTTAAGTGGAAGTGTTAATAAATATACCTGCAGAGCGAAAATCCTCCTATTTTAGTGATTAAGCTAAAAGAAGGGGAACGGAGCACTGCAGGTATATTTGCGCTTGACGAGAGAAGGGCAATTTGGTATAGTTGCTTTATTGGATAAAAGCATAAAAGCTTAAAAGCGTTTAAGTGTAATAGATATTAGCCTAAATATATTCTGTCATTATAGAAAGGAAGTAGAATTATGATCGTGATTACATCATCCAAGGTGTCGGAAGACAGAATTCAAGAGATCGTTCAAGTGATTGAGCGGGAAGGAGTTCAAACCCATGTCTCCCGGGGCAGTGACCGGACGGTAATTGGATTAATCGGCAGGATTGAACCTAAGCTTGCGGAGCATCTAAGACAACTGAAGGATGTAGAGCAGGTTGTCAAAATTTCAAAGTCTTATAAACTGGCTAGCCGGGACTTTCATCCGGAGAATACGGTGATTCGGGTAGGAGATGTAGAAATTGGCGGCGATCAGCTGGTTGTCATGGGCGGTCCCTGTGCGGTGGAGTCACCGGAACAGATTGATGAAATAGCACGGTTGGTGAAAGCGGCTGGCGGGCAGATATTACGCGGGGGGGCTTTTAAGCCGAGAACCGGACCTTACAGCTTCCAGGGCGTAGGTGTAGAAGGGCTTATTATGATGGCTGAAGCAGGCAAGAAGCACGGCTTGCTGACGATTACAGAGGTTATGACACCCGAATATGTAGACATTTGCGCAGAGTATGCCGATATTCTGCAAGTAGGCACACGGAACATGCAGAATTTTGACCTCCTCCGTAAGCTGGGAAGCTGTGGCCGTCCTGTGCTGCTTAAACGGGGATTTAGTGCGACCTATGACGAGCTGCTTAATGCTGCCGAATATATTCTTGCCGGGGGCAATCCGGATGTGATGCTATGTGAGCGGGGGATTCGCACTTTTGAAACTTATACCCGCAATACGCTCGATCTTTCGGCCATTCCTGCTCTTCAGCAGCTGAGCCATCTTCCGGTTATCTCCGATCCAAGTCACGGGACGGGACGCAGAGAGCTGGTAGAGCCTATGTCCAAAGCATCTGTGGCTGCTGGTGCAGACGGCTTAATCATTGAAATGCATACGGACCCGGATAATTCTATGACTGGGGATGGTGTTCAATCTTTATTCCCTGATCAGTTTGCCAGACTGCTCAAGGATTTGGAGAAGCTGGCACCTATTGTAGGGCGTCGCTTTGATTCCCCAAGCTTGGTTCTGGAAAGTTAATCCTTACGGCAGCAGCTTGTTCACTACTACAATCCTAGAGAGCATCTATTAACCCTTCCAGCGGGGCTGGAAGGGTATATTGGCTTTCTGGAAAAACCTTGTACATAATGTGATAATACCTAACATTGCATTATAAAAATACCTTACATAACTATTGACGATAGCAGGAACATGGATTTATAATGACGACAACATAAAATTAAAGTATGAACGTTAATCGTAGCAAGACGCTTTAATGTTCGTGATTGGGAGGAAATGAGGATGTCGGCACAGCAGGTTTTGAAAATGATTCAAGAACAACAAATTGAGTGGGTGGACTTCCGTTTTGTCGACTTGAGCGGTCGTTCCCATCATATTACTCTGCCTGCCAAAGAGGTGGATGAGGAGACTTTTGTGAATGGGGTAGCCTTTGACGGTTCGTCGATTCCAGGATTCCGTGGAATTGAAGAATCCGATATGGTAATGATGCCAGATCATGGCTCCGTTTTCGTTGATCCGTTTACGGCTCATCCAACACTTAACGTCCTTTGCGACATCTATACACCTGAAGGTGAACGTTATGAACGCGATCCGCGCAGCATTGCAGCTCGTGCTGAGAAATATCTGCAAGATAGCGGTGTGGGTACTCATGCGAACTTCGCACCTGAATCGGAATTCTTCATTTTTGACGATGTCCGCTTCGAGAGCGGTATGAACCGTTCTTTCTATTCTGTGAATTCGGATGAAGCGAGCTGGAACTCCGGCCGTGACGAAGACGGTGCCAATCTTGGATTTAAGGTCCCTGTGAAGGGCGGCTATGTGCCGGTTGCGCCTACGGATAAAGGTCAGGATCTAAGAAGTGAAATGTGCCGTTTGCTTGAAGAAGTGGGTCTTCGCGTTGAACGTCACCATCACGAGGTAGCTACTGCAGGACAAGCGGAAATCAACTTCCGTTTTGATACATTAGTGAAGACAGCCGATAACTTGATGGTTTACAAATATATCGTTCAGAACACAGCACAGAAGTATGGCAAGACAGCAACCTTTATGCCTAAGCCTTTGTTCGGAGATAACGGCAGCGGCATGCACGTTCACCAGTCCATTTTTAACGGGGACACGCCTCTGTTCTATGAGAAAGGTGCCTATGCTAACCTAAGCGAAATGGCGCTGCATTATATCGGCGGCATTCTGTATCATGCCCCTGCACTGATCGCATTTACGAATCCGAGCACGAACTCATTCAAACGTCTTGTACCTGGCTATGAAGCGCCAGTAAACCTGGTATACTCCAAAGGGAACCGTTCTGCAGCAGTTCGAATTCCAGTCGCTGCAGTAACACCAAAAGGATGCCGGATCGAGTTCCGTACACCGGATTCCACAGCTAATCCGTACCTTGCATTCTCTGCAATGCTGATGGCCGGCCTTGACGGCATTAAGCGCAAGATTGATCCTACCAAAGAAGGCTACGGACCGTTTGACAAGAATATCTATGAATTGTCTGATGAAGAGAAGAAGAACATCCGCAGCGTACCTGGATCTCTGGAAGAGGCTTTGGACGCTCTCGAAGCAGACTGTGGCTTCCTGACTGAAGGCGGCGTATTTACAGAATCTTTCATTAAGAACTTCATCGAATTCAAGCGCAATGAAGCTAGATCGGTATCTACAAGAGTTCATCCGCATGAATACAGCCTGTACTTTGATCTGTAAGATCAAAGGTTAAGTCCAAAGGACGTTCTTTTATAATTCATGTATCGCACCTCTTATGAGATTGGAATACCCCTTTTTTGGGGTTATCCGATCATTTCAGTAAGAGGTGCTTCCTTTTACGGGATCACTTGCTCACAATAAAGCATTAATGTGTCAATTCTGCAAAATGTTAATTGAACTACTTAAATCAACTTGCTGGATTTGAGGTTTGTTGCTATGATTAAGCCTAACTATTAGGGTCTATCGAAGCCCGGTTGTTCAATTTGCAGCAGTGCAGTTCTGTTAATCTGCATAGATTGAACTAAAGTTATGTGTTTACCTTCCTGTATAACGGCGCAATAAGGCCTATGGCATTCATTTCTTTAGTTCATTCTATATAATTTGCTAAAATTTGCGTGAGAGAGGATGGGAGAAACACTTGAGTAAGAGAGCTTATAACTTTAATGCAGGTCCTGCGGCGCTGCCCTTAGAGGTGTTGGAGCGCGCACAGGCAGAGTTCGTGGATTTCAAAGGGACAGGGATGTCCATTATGGAAATGTCTCATCGCGGCAAGGTTTACGAAGAGGTTCATCATGAGGCTCAGGCCCGCTTGCTCAGTTTGTTTGGCAATCCTCAGGGGTACAAGGTGTTATTTCTGCAAGGCGGTGCCTCGACACAATTCGCTATGATTCCATTGAATCTCCTGACCGAAGGCAAGACGGCCGGATATGTCCGAACAGGCAGTTGGGCGAATAAAGCGCTAAAAGAAGCGAAGCTCGTAGGCAGCACTTTTGTGGCCGCATCGTCAGAAGAACAGAAGTATATGTCGGTACCGGATCTCAGCCGGCTGGAACTGCCCGATAATGCTGCATATCTCCATGTAACATCTAATGAGACGATTGAGGGCACCCAGTTTAAGAGCTTTCCTGATACAGGGAAGGTTCCGCTTATTGCAGATATGTCCAGTGATATCTTGTCCCGTCCTTTTGATTTGACCCAGTTCGGCATGATATATGCGGGCGCGCAGAAGAATCTTGGACCATCGGGCGTGACCGTAGTGATCGCAAGGGAGGAGCTGGTGTCATCTTCTCCAGAGCATCTGCCAACTATCTTCCGGTATGACACGCATGCCAGTAATAACTCCCTATACAACACACCGCCTTCCTTCTCCATTTATATGGTGAATGAAGTGCTGAAATGGATTGAGGAGCAGGGGAACTTAAGCGGCGTGCAGCAGAAGAATCATGAGAAGGCTCAGCTGCTCTATGATACTATTGATGATAGTGAGGGCTTCTTCCGGGGCTGCGTAGATCAAGCTAGCCGTTCAGAAATGAACGTTACTTTCCGTCTGGCGTCTGAGGAACTTGAGAAGGAGTTCATCAAAGCGGCGGAACAAGAGGGCTTTGTCGGTCTTAAAGGTCACCGCAGCGTTGGAGGACTTCGTGCTTCGATTTATAATGCGGTTCCTCTTGCAAGCATCCAAGCACTGGTTGACTTTATGAAGCATTTTCACGGTAAATACAGCAAATAAGGTAGAAATCATAGCCCTTCCACGATCAGTGGGAGGGTTTTATCTGCTTTTTCAGGATAAGCTGATATAATAGAAAAGCGCAGCTTAGCCGCTAACTTAATGAAGAGGTGTTAAGAATATGGCATTGCATATTGTTTTGGTTGAACCTGAGATTCCGGCGAATACCGGAAATATTGCACGTACTTGTGCTGCCACGGGAACTCATCTGCATTTGGTAAGACCGCTTGGCTTCCGGACAGATGATGCGACATTAAAACGGGCTGGCTTGGATTACTGGTACGCTGTTCATATTGAATACCATGACTCTTTTGCAGAATTGCAGGAGTTGTATCCTGAAGGACGTTATTTTTATGCTACGACAAAAGCCGACAAATACTATCATGATTTTCAGTTCCAAGATGGGGATTTTCTTGTATTCGGAAAAGAAACGAAGGGATTGCCGCCTGAATTGATTGCTGCTAACCGGGAAACCGCCATGAAGATGCCTATGACTGACAAGGTACGCTCCTTGAATTTGTCTAATTCGGCAGCAATTGTCGTATATGAAGCGCTCCGGCAGCTTAATTTTCCGAATATGACTTAATTATTCTGAAAGTTTACAAAAAATATTAAAATCCGGCAGGATTCGAGACATTTATCGCGAAATATATAAATTAAAGTATTTCCGCTTTTTGCTAACTTTTTTGGGAGAGGTGTCTTTTATCATGAAACCTGCTGGTGTGGTCCGCAAAGTGGATCAACTGGGTAGAATTGTATTGCCCAAGTCGCTTCGCAAGCGATATCAAATGAACGAGGGGGATCCTGTCGAAATTTTGGTTCAGGGGGACCACATTATTTTGGAACGTTATCGGCCAAAATGTGTATTTTGCGGATCCATGGAAGAAGTAAATGAATTTAAAGAACGTATGATTTGCAAACAATGTTTATCAGAAATGACTCAGCTACCCCAATACGGTTAATTACAGCCGACAAACTGTGAACCTACATACTGGTCGTTAAGGAGATAAACCAAGAGCACCCTCATGTGGGGTGCTCTTTCTTTAGTTCTATTATTTATAGAATAAAAAGTGCGTTGGAACGGGGCGAAGGGCGCCATCGGAAGGATGATTTACGACTCTACCATTAAGGATCAACGATGTAGAGCCTCCTCCATCTAAATTATAAGCATCCACTACCCCCATATTCACCATTTTGTTCTGCAGCTCTTCAAGTGTTGCTCCGGATGTTCCGCCTTCATTGTAGCCATCCACCACCAGAATAATTAGCTGATCATCCTTATAGTTCCCGATAACCGTTCTTGGAGCACGGTAGGGGGATTGCTTCCATTTGTCGGGAATGACAGTCTTGCTGCCGTTCTTAAGCAGGACGGGCACAAAACTTGCTCCAAAGGCGGGCTTATACCGGTCGAGATCCTGCTTGCTGTAAAATTTACCGCCAATAAGTTTGCCGCTCTCACTAATCCCCACAAAGCTTAAGTCCTTATAGCTGGGTTCAAAGCCCACTACATACTTACCGTTCATCACAGTGGTGCTGAGCGGGTACCTGCTGCCTCCCGCATCCGCAAAGCCGCCGGCGTTAATCCCGGCCACGGCTCCGTGGCGTTTGACGGCCGCAAGCGTAGTCTCCGCACCGCCCAGCTTGTCCTTGCCCAGGACCATCTTCATGGCTTTAGGATTCTTCAGTTTAACTTTCATGGCATAGCCGCGGTACGTTCCCGGGTTCATCTTATACAGCTCAATGCGGATATTATCGGACTGAACATACTCTACAGGAACGCCTAATTTGGAGGTAATACGCTTGTTATAAATAGTCTCCGGTCTAGCGGCTTGTGCCGCTGTGGTCTTCACAATGTCACTCATAGCCTTTGTGGTCTGCATGTAAAGAGCTGTAGTTTTGCGTATGGAAGAAACCGCCTGCTTGGCCGTTTGCTCCGCCTGAGACAGTCCTTCTGTCACCATGCGAGTGCGTTCCTTAATGTCTACATCAGGCACAACTTTAGGAGCTGCGCTGTTCCAGTTAAGCTGACTGCTGCTGATCCAGAGCACCAGGAGAAGACCGAAGAAAGGAGCGGTCGCGAGCAAGAAGAACCGGTTTACTTGTTTGACTTGTAGGTTCATTTTAACAAATCCATCTTCTTCTGCAGCTCCGCCAGCTGCTTCTTCACTTCACTTAGCTGTGTATAGAGTTTGTTGCTGTTATCGGTCTTATTGCTTGCATTATCCTTCGTAAAGGTTAGCAGCTCATTCAAAGAATCCACCTTGCTCTGCAGGAGGGCAACATCTTCATTCAAGGCGGAGAGCTGGGCCCCGTAATCGGCTCTCATAGCAGCTGCTTGAGCC from Paenibacillus sp. CAA11 encodes:
- the glnA gene encoding type I glutamate--ammonia ligase → MSAQQVLKMIQEQQIEWVDFRFVDLSGRSHHITLPAKEVDEETFVNGVAFDGSSIPGFRGIEESDMVMMPDHGSVFVDPFTAHPTLNVLCDIYTPEGERYERDPRSIAARAEKYLQDSGVGTHANFAPESEFFIFDDVRFESGMNRSFYSVNSDEASWNSGRDEDGANLGFKVPVKGGYVPVAPTDKGQDLRSEMCRLLEEVGLRVERHHHEVATAGQAEINFRFDTLVKTADNLMVYKYIVQNTAQKYGKTATFMPKPLFGDNGSGMHVHQSIFNGDTPLFYEKGAYANLSEMALHYIGGILYHAPALIAFTNPSTNSFKRLVPGYEAPVNLVYSKGNRSAAVRIPVAAVTPKGCRIEFRTPDSTANPYLAFSAMLMAGLDGIKRKIDPTKEGYGPFDKNIYELSDEEKKNIRSVPGSLEEALDALEADCGFLTEGGVFTESFIKNFIEFKRNEARSVSTRVHPHEYSLYFDL
- the serC gene encoding 3-phosphoserine/phosphohydroxythreonine transaminase is translated as MSKRAYNFNAGPAALPLEVLERAQAEFVDFKGTGMSIMEMSHRGKVYEEVHHEAQARLLSLFGNPQGYKVLFLQGGASTQFAMIPLNLLTEGKTAGYVRTGSWANKALKEAKLVGSTFVAASSEEQKYMSVPDLSRLELPDNAAYLHVTSNETIEGTQFKSFPDTGKVPLIADMSSDILSRPFDLTQFGMIYAGAQKNLGPSGVTVVIAREELVSSSPEHLPTIFRYDTHASNNSLYNTPPSFSIYMVNEVLKWIEEQGNLSGVQQKNHEKAQLLYDTIDDSEGFFRGCVDQASRSEMNVTFRLASEELEKEFIKAAEQEGFVGLKGHRSVGGLRASIYNAVPLASIQALVDFMKHFHGKYSK
- the trmL gene encoding tRNA (uridine(34)/cytosine(34)/5-carboxymethylaminomethyluridine(34)-2'-O)-methyltransferase TrmL, which produces MALHIVLVEPEIPANTGNIARTCAATGTHLHLVRPLGFRTDDATLKRAGLDYWYAVHIEYHDSFAELQELYPEGRYFYATTKADKYYHDFQFQDGDFLVFGKETKGLPPELIAANRETAMKMPMTDKVRSLNLSNSAAIVVYEALRQLNFPNMT
- a CDS encoding AbrB/MazE/SpoVT family DNA-binding domain-containing protein — translated: MKPAGVVRKVDQLGRIVLPKSLRKRYQMNEGDPVEILVQGDHIILERYRPKCVFCGSMEEVNEFKERMICKQCLSEMTQLPQYG
- the aroF gene encoding 3-deoxy-7-phosphoheptulonate synthase, translating into MIVITSSKVSEDRIQEIVQVIEREGVQTHVSRGSDRTVIGLIGRIEPKLAEHLRQLKDVEQVVKISKSYKLASRDFHPENTVIRVGDVEIGGDQLVVMGGPCAVESPEQIDEIARLVKAAGGQILRGGAFKPRTGPYSFQGVGVEGLIMMAEAGKKHGLLTITEVMTPEYVDICAEYADILQVGTRNMQNFDLLRKLGSCGRPVLLKRGFSATYDELLNAAEYILAGGNPDVMLCERGIRTFETYTRNTLDLSAIPALQQLSHLPVISDPSHGTGRRELVEPMSKASVAAGADGLIIEMHTDPDNSMTGDGVQSLFPDQFARLLKDLEKLAPIVGRRFDSPSLVLES
- a CDS encoding phosphodiester glycosidase family protein; amino-acid sequence: MNLQVKQVNRFFLLATAPFFGLLLVLWISSSQLNWNSAAPKVVPDVDIKERTRMVTEGLSQAEQTAKQAVSSIRKTTALYMQTTKAMSDIVKTTAAQAARPETIYNKRITSKLGVPVEYVQSDNIRIELYKMNPGTYRGYAMKVKLKNPKAMKMVLGKDKLGGAETTLAAVKRHGAVAGINAGGFADAGGSRYPLSTTVMNGKYVVGFEPSYKDLSFVGISESGKLIGGKFYSKQDLDRYKPAFGASFVPVLLKNGSKTVIPDKWKQSPYRAPRTVIGNYKDDQLIILVVDGYNEGGTSGATLEELQNKMVNMGVVDAYNLDGGGSTSLILNGRVVNHPSDGALRPVPTHFLFYK